In one window of Nilaparvata lugens isolate BPH unplaced genomic scaffold, ASM1435652v1 scaffold4440, whole genome shotgun sequence DNA:
- the LOC120355720 gene encoding LOW QUALITY PROTEIN: glycogenin-1-like (The sequence of the model RefSeq protein was modified relative to this genomic sequence to represent the inferred CDS: inserted 1 base in 1 codon) codes for MCCCLFVGFAWVTLATNDSYSLGALVLAHSLKRVNTAHQLAILITPGVTEAMRTQLSAVFNVVKEVDVLDSKDTANLALLARPELGITFTKLHCWRLTQYDKCVFLDADTLVLQNCDELFEREELSAAPDXGWPDCFNSGVFVYKPSDETFKAISDFALVHGTFDGNSIEHEPIIL; via the exons atgtgTTGCTGTTTGTTTGTAGGCTTTGCATGGGTGACGCTGGCCACAAATGACTCCTATTCTCTGGGAGCTCTGGTGCTGGCACACTCTCTCAAGCGGGTCAACACAGCTCATCAGCTGGCCATTCTCATCACTCCTGGCGTCACTGAAGCTATGAG GACACAACTGAGCGCAGTATTCAACGTGGTCAAGGAGGTGGATGTGCTTGATTCGAAAGACACAGCCAACCTGGCTTTGCTGGCGCGGCCTGAGTTGGGTATCACATTCACAAAACTGCACTGCTGGCGTCTCACGCAGTACGACAAATGCGTCTTCCTAGATGCCGATACACTT GTTCTGCAAAACTGTGACGAACTGTTCGAAAGAGAAGAGCTGTCAGCTGCTCCCG GGGGTTGGCCTGACTGCTTCAATTCGGGAGTGTTTGTCTACAAGCCCTCAGACGAGACCTTCAAGGCCATTTCTGATTTCGCCCTCGTGCATGGCACATTCGATGGTAATTCAATTGAACATGAACCAATTATTCTGTAA